The window ttatgcatttctaagaattctgAGGTATtaaaaaatggattttctattaaccaatcatacagttttcttttaaaattacttaaaggagtgaaccgtgcagaatgtggtaatttcttaaataatcttaaacaaggagatgttcaataaatttccaaattctttgcaattatttaagaagtgACAAGGTAAACAACAAATacagaatctgtcacctgggcgactgccttaaatggagatcagtggtgagTGATTGATTTATTGTGTGTgggtttctttttgtttgtttgtttgttttacttcgcactgacacagataggtcttacggcaatgatgggataggaaaggcctaggagtgggaaggaagcggccgtggccttaattaaggtacagccccagcattgacctggtgtgaaaacgggaaaccacggaaaaccatcttcagggctccagacagtggggttcgaaccgacagTGTGTGGTTTCAATCCATGTTTTCATTCATCCTTGTTTGTAACTCCGGTGAAAGTTGCATATAGTAGAATACACCTCCCCACTCAGGCACTTGTATACAGTTAGAGTAGGATATTTCCCAAGCAATTATATAACGTGTTAGGCTATAACCTCCAAAGCAATGTAAAAGTGTGCAGGAACGAGATATGTACTCATCCTTAAGgttgaataaataaacaatatgagCTAGGAGTGTAGTGTAATCATGCAAGCCCAGTTAAAAAGGTGACTAATATTAAATGTGTGTATCGGCGCATAATTGCTATTCTTTTACATGACCTCAAGACAACTCTTTCAGAAACTTAGGAAATAATGCTTTTATTCATGTCATTTACTGAAGTTTTAAGATCTTGtttatttttgtgtaataaattCCTCAATCTTACGTTGTGGTCTGTCTACTATATTTATAGCTATAGTTTTCCTTGACTTGTCCATGGTAGTAAATAAATGTTCCCCATCACAAATCCAGGGTGTAATTTAAGTTAGATATTATTTTTTATTGGAGAGTGAACTGAGCACGCTTAGGATCCGCTGACTGGTTTGGGGCAATTGCCGATGTGGTATAATAATATATGATAGAGAGACAATTTATGCCATAATACTTACGGTAATGTCCTAACTGCGGAATATATTAGGCATGTATATAAAATAGCATTATGCTTACTTTACCAtaaaaaataaattcatatataaaATGGAATACCAGTACTCCAAAATTTTGTCACAAAGGTACAAAGCTGATTCTTCTGTCCCCAACTTTAAAACAGATTAAATTATACAGCATAAATCTGAATTAAGAATGTTAGTTTCAGTGTAACATGTAATTATACATATATAAAATGTCCATTCTCTTTTTTTACACTGAACAGCACTGAAAAAGGAAACAGAAACCAGCTGTGTGTTTGTGAGAATATTTTTGCAGTATCAGTACCACAAAGTTATTATTTTAGTTCACCATATTTTCTTAATATTACTCAGTTTTACTGCATTTTCATCAGTCCAATGGATGAAATCAGAACTTAATGCAACAACACATTCGAGAAGATGTAAGACATCACACTCGGCATGGTGGCTACCATTCATGGATTTCTTAAGTAAGAACTGATATACATCTACTAATTTAAGTGACTTAGGAGCAGGACTATCTTCCTTATATTCTGATGGGAAGAGCCTCTTTCTGGCACACTTGTTATCATGAATTTGATTTCTTTCAGCCTTCTTATGAAATCCCTGAATTGAGTTTAAAGAATTCTTGCTTCGCTCTGGAGTGGTCTCATTTAACTTCCGCATGTGCCACTGCCCTTCCTCTTTAGAGTCCAATGTTACTACCACAGGATCGTTTTTATTCTCAGCTGATGATTTTACAAAGTCTTTATCTTCTGTTTTCTTCTGAGTCATGTTAGGTGCAATAAGCTCCAAAGAAAACTTTTCCAGAAAATCAGCTCCATCAACTGAATCCAGAATGTCATCACATATTAAAAGTTTTGATTCATCTTGGTTCTTACTAGCAATGTTCTCAGTCCCATGATTCAAGGATGGTCTTGCTACAGTGCTGCTCTGTTTGTTTTGGATGCCAGGCTGCTTCATGAGTAACTCTCTAAATCCAAGGTAAGAGTCAGCACACAAAATTTCATCAGACAACATCTGGAAAAATAAAACCAACATGAATATGATAACATTTTAGTGCTATTCCCAAAATTCATTATACATAGGTACATTGcacacagtcttggggaaggagtacaagatgaaaataaataattccaaaacaaaagtaatggactgcagtcgaacaaGGTTgggggtgatgcaggaaatattagcttaggaaatgaagtctaaaggaagtagatgaatgctTTTATTTAGGTagcagaataactaacgatggcagaaataaggatggcataaaatccagactagcacaagcaagaaaatttacttacttcgaacattgatgtaggaattaaaaagatatttttgaagacttttgtttgaagcgtggcattgtgtggaagtgaaccatggatgataactagctcagaaagaaagagaatagaagcttttgaaatgtggtgttgcagaagaatgctgaaagtgaggtgggtagatggaatcacgaattaagagatactgaatcaaattggtgagagaagatcgatttggctaaatttaacaagaagaagagatagaatgataaggtacatctaaaaagacacccaggacttgctcagttagtttttgagggaagtgtaggtggcaagaacagtatgggatagaccaaggtatgaatatgacaaattacatacagtagatgtaggatgtagtagttacgtagaaatgaaaaggctagcacagaatagggtggcatgtagagctgcatcaaaccagtctatggaatgatgactcaaacaactacaGATAAAAGAGGAAGATAGGAAGAGTAGTTTGTAATCCTTATTTCATACAGAGAAACCTGTTTCATGGATCTATCATACAGAGAAACCTGTTTCATGGATCTATGGTGTGTGGACTATTATTCAGTATGAAATTATAATGA is drawn from Anabrus simplex isolate iqAnaSimp1 chromosome 1, ASM4041472v1, whole genome shotgun sequence and contains these coding sequences:
- the LOC136857870 gene encoding uncharacterized protein isoform X3, which encodes MLYFLAASREHILLANNERVALPRVLHKLSLCVNPCRMIQPLSTEMTGLYNELLEKEQPFNANLCDMLKGFLERLTPPICMVAHNGMKFDFPILLAELNKCGKMLSDEILCADSYLGFRELLMKQPGIQNKQSSTVARPSLNHGTENIASKNQDESKLLICDDILDSVDGADFLEKFSLELIAPNMTQKKTEDKDFVKSSAENKNDPVVVTLDSKEEGQWHMRKLNETTPERSKNSLNSIQGFHKKAERNQIHDNKCARKRLFPSEYKEDSPAPKSLKLVDVYQFLLKKSMNGSHHAECDVLHLLECVVALSSDFIHWTDENAVKLSNIKKIW
- the LOC136857870 gene encoding uncharacterized protein isoform X4, with the protein product MYLYYSTQIRLYNELLEKEQPFNANLCDMLKGFLERLTPPICMVAHNGMKFDFPILLAELNKCGKMLSDEILCADSYLGFRELLMKQPGIQNKQSSTVARPSLNHGTENIASKNQDESKLLICDDILDSVDGADFLEKFSLELIAPNMTQKKTEDKDFVKSSAENKNDPVVVTLDSKEEGQWHMRKLNETTPERSKNSLNSIQGFHKKAERNQIHDNKCARKRLFPSEYKEDSPAPKSLKLVDVYQFLLKKSMNGSHHAECDVLHLLECVVALSSDFIHWTDENAVKLSNIKKIW
- the LOC136857870 gene encoding uncharacterized protein isoform X2, producing the protein MLYFLVAASREHILLANNERVALPRVLHKLSLCVNPCRMIQPLSTEMTGLYNELLEKEQPFNANLCDMLKGFLERLTPPICMVAHNGMKFDFPILLAELNKCGKMLSDEILCADSYLGFRELLMKQPGIQNKQSSTVARPSLNHGTENIASKNQDESKLLICDDILDSVDGADFLEKFSLELIAPNMTQKKTEDKDFVKSSAENKNDPVVVTLDSKEEGQWHMRKLNETTPERSKNSLNSIQGFHKKAERNQIHDNKCARKRLFPSEYKEDSPAPKSLKLVDVYQFLLKKSMNGSHHAECDVLHLLECVVALSSDFIHWTDENAVKLSNIKKIW
- the LOC136857870 gene encoding uncharacterized protein isoform X1; the protein is MSSQCINTFVIIDLETTGLPCYEFNRTKITEISLVAASREHILLANNERVALPRVLHKLSLCVNPCRMIQPLSTEMTGLYNELLEKEQPFNANLCDMLKGFLERLTPPICMVAHNGMKFDFPILLAELNKCGKMLSDEILCADSYLGFRELLMKQPGIQNKQSSTVARPSLNHGTENIASKNQDESKLLICDDILDSVDGADFLEKFSLELIAPNMTQKKTEDKDFVKSSAENKNDPVVVTLDSKEEGQWHMRKLNETTPERSKNSLNSIQGFHKKAERNQIHDNKCARKRLFPSEYKEDSPAPKSLKLVDVYQFLLKKSMNGSHHAECDVLHLLECVVALSSDFIHWTDENAVKLSNIKKIW
- the LOC136857870 gene encoding uncharacterized protein isoform X5; the encoded protein is MLYFLGLYNELLEKEQPFNANLCDMLKGFLERLTPPICMVAHNGMKFDFPILLAELNKCGKMLSDEILCADSYLGFRELLMKQPGIQNKQSSTVARPSLNHGTENIASKNQDESKLLICDDILDSVDGADFLEKFSLELIAPNMTQKKTEDKDFVKSSAENKNDPVVVTLDSKEEGQWHMRKLNETTPERSKNSLNSIQGFHKKAERNQIHDNKCARKRLFPSEYKEDSPAPKSLKLVDVYQFLLKKSMNGSHHAECDVLHLLECVVALSSDFIHWTDENAVKLSNIKKIW